The nucleotide sequence GCTGTTTAGGTGTTTTTGCTAACCAAACAATAAAAATAATGCTCGCAATGCTCGCAATTGCTGTAAAGAACCATCGTTGCCAGCCACCTTGATCAGCAAGAAAACTAAAAGCTGCGCCAGGATTATGGACATAAGTTAAATTGAAAAATGGTAATATATCAATTGATTGATACAAATCCATATTACTAACGACTAACTGTTTAGTGACTTGATCTGCTAGAAGAAAAACAGCAGTTAACCACAACCAACGTAAGCCTGTTTCAGTAAATAATTCTTTCATAACAAGAAGACTTCTCTTAGATTTTTCACGTATTAACGCGATGATTTTTTATATTGATAACTAGAAAACGTGCAGACTTTATTCAAGTGCTGCACGTTTT is from Colwellia sp. Arc7-635 and encodes:
- the lspA gene encoding signal peptidase II — protein: MKELFTETGLRWLWLTAVFLLADQVTKQLVVSNMDLYQSIDILPFFNLTYVHNPGAAFSFLADQGGWQRWFFTAIASIASIIFIVWLAKTPKQQALLSAAFALMLSGAVGNLIDRVLFGYVIDFLHFYGFGYDFPAFNIADSMIFIGAALMIFDSFKNGESDKKTQDINS